The following are encoded together in the Cyanobacterium aponinum PCC 10605 genome:
- the mgtE gene encoding magnesium transporter, with protein MSDNFKATENNSRHELRDLVRSQLQILLDQNNLKGAKSLLIPVQPVDIAEAIASLSESAQAIAFRLLDKNKAIEVYEHLEAKIQGILIEDFKRQEVIDIVDKMSPDDRARLFDELPATIVSRIITQLSDQERQATNLLLGYQENTAGRIMTPEYIFVKETFNINETFAKIRSLANTSELIYYVYVVNETRQLTGVVSFRDLVIHGRQTIVKDIMTQDIIYVKTDTDQEEVANLIKRYDFFALPVVDRELRIVGVVTVDDVIDILQKKATEDIYALSAIQGEGENYFKTNLFTITKRRVGWLLVLLLTNTVTGGIIGAQEDIIAQYTILAAFMPLLADTGGNIGAQSSTVVIRGISTEEVRELGTTKVIIREGLAGLLLGFVLGLVTMIWAYLLPSNDNNLIVAFAVGITLTAICTLASIAGSALPFLFRRLGLDPALMSGPFITTAVDVLGILIYFNIARAMLGF; from the coding sequence GTGAGTGACAACTTCAAGGCAACGGAGAACAATTCTCGTCATGAATTACGGGATTTAGTACGTTCTCAATTACAAATATTATTAGACCAAAATAACCTAAAAGGTGCAAAATCTTTATTAATCCCCGTGCAACCTGTGGACATTGCAGAAGCGATCGCATCTTTATCAGAATCAGCTCAAGCGATTGCTTTCCGTCTTTTAGATAAAAACAAAGCCATTGAAGTGTACGAACATTTAGAGGCAAAAATTCAGGGTATTCTCATTGAGGATTTTAAACGCCAAGAAGTCATTGATATAGTTGATAAGATGTCTCCTGATGATCGCGCTCGCTTATTTGATGAACTTCCCGCCACTATTGTTAGTCGTATCATAACTCAATTGAGTGATCAAGAAAGACAAGCCACTAATTTACTGTTGGGTTATCAGGAGAACACAGCCGGAAGAATTATGACTCCTGAATATATCTTCGTCAAAGAAACTTTTAATATAAATGAAACCTTTGCTAAAATTCGTTCTCTGGCCAATACTTCTGAGTTAATCTACTACGTTTATGTCGTTAATGAAACAAGACAATTAACAGGGGTAGTATCTTTTCGAGATTTAGTCATTCATGGGCGACAAACCATAGTTAAAGATATTATGACTCAAGATATTATCTATGTGAAAACTGATACAGATCAAGAAGAAGTCGCTAATTTAATTAAACGTTATGATTTTTTCGCCCTGCCAGTAGTGGATCGAGAATTACGAATCGTTGGCGTTGTCACTGTTGATGATGTAATTGATATTTTACAAAAAAAAGCCACTGAAGATATATACGCCCTTAGTGCTATTCAAGGAGAAGGAGAAAATTATTTTAAAACTAATCTATTTACTATTACTAAAAGGCGAGTAGGTTGGTTATTGGTTTTATTATTAACTAACACGGTAACAGGGGGAATTATTGGAGCTCAAGAAGATATAATTGCTCAATATACGATCCTTGCCGCATTCATGCCTCTTTTGGCTGACACCGGAGGAAATATCGGTGCTCAATCTTCCACTGTTGTAATTAGAGGTATTAGTACGGAAGAAGTTAGAGAGTTAGGTACTACTAAAGTTATTATTAGAGAAGGCTTAGCCGGATTGCTTTTAGGATTCGTGTTAGGTCTTGTGACTATGATATGGGCTTATTTACTACCTAGTAATGATAACAATCTGATCGTTGCTTTTGCTGTGGGTATTACTTTGACTGCTATTTGTACCTTAGCTTCTATTGCTGGTTCTGCCTTACCCTTCCTTTTTCGCCGTTTGGGTTTAGATCCAGCTTTAATGTCTGGTCCTTTTATCACCACAGCAGTGGATGTTTTAGGTATTCTGATTTATTTTAATATTGCCCGTGCAATGTTAGGATTTTAG
- a CDS encoding RNA recognition motif domain-containing protein — MSIYVGNLSYDISENDLQSVFADYGEVKRVYLPLDRETKRKRGFGFVEMSNDDEEIKAIETLDGAQWMGRQIKVNKAKPRD; from the coding sequence ATGTCCATATACGTTGGGAATTTATCCTACGATATTTCAGAAAATGATTTACAATCAGTCTTTGCCGATTATGGTGAAGTAAAGCGCGTCTATCTTCCCCTTGATCGTGAAACCAAGAGAAAACGTGGTTTTGGTTTTGTGGAAATGTCCAATGACGATGAGGAAATAAAAGCGATCGAAACTTTAGATGGTGCTCAGTGGATGGGACGCCAAATCAAAGTAAATAAAGCTAAACCTCGTGATTAG
- the dndE gene encoding DNA sulfur modification protein DndE: MRSPIERIKLSKKAKDQLIKLRKVTKIEQWNILCRWGFCRSLREKHTPAPYPIPADSNVEMSWNTFGGEIAEILLLALIHRCHQDGFETNAETLNQQFRLHLHRGINYLVTDLESKTLSDFVALGIKKDDSQ, from the coding sequence ATGCGATCGCCCATAGAAAGAATCAAACTATCAAAAAAGGCTAAAGATCAATTAATTAAATTAAGAAAAGTTACAAAAATAGAACAATGGAATATTCTCTGTCGTTGGGGATTTTGTCGCTCTCTGCGTGAAAAACATACTCCCGCCCCCTATCCAATTCCTGCCGATAGCAATGTGGAAATGAGTTGGAACACCTTTGGAGGGGAAATAGCAGAGATTTTACTCTTGGCTTTAATTCATCGTTGTCATCAAGATGGTTTTGAAACCAATGCAGAAACCCTTAATCAACAATTTCGCTTACATCTTCACCGAGGAATTAATTACCTAGTCACAGATTTAGAATCCAAAACTCTCTCTGATTTCGTTGCCCTAGGCATCAAAAAAGATGACTCTCAATAA
- the aqpZ gene encoding aquaporin Z gives MKKYIAEFFGTFWLVLGGCGSAVLAANFGGEGNPLELGFLGVSLGFGLTVLTMAYAVGHISGGHFNPAVSFDLFAGKRFSGSDLLPYIIAQVLGAILAGAVLFIIASGNGALDLSGSNPLATNGYGSHSPGGYNLFAPLITEIIMTFMFLVIIMGATDRLALGGFGPSAIGLALTLIHLISIPVTNTSVNPARSTGVALFCGNMEIIAQLWLFWFAPIVGAVLGGWFYYQFLETGIESRPLQPIESEPRD, from the coding sequence ATGAAAAAATATATTGCCGAATTTTTTGGCACTTTTTGGTTAGTGCTTGGAGGTTGCGGTAGTGCCGTTTTAGCGGCCAATTTTGGAGGAGAAGGCAATCCTCTGGAGCTAGGATTTTTGGGGGTTTCTCTTGGCTTTGGTCTAACGGTTCTAACTATGGCTTATGCTGTGGGACATATTTCAGGAGGTCATTTTAACCCGGCGGTTTCCTTTGATTTGTTTGCTGGAAAACGTTTTAGTGGTTCTGACTTACTACCTTATATTATTGCTCAGGTTTTAGGTGCAATCCTTGCGGGGGCTGTTTTATTTATCATCGCCAGTGGTAATGGTGCTTTAGACTTAAGTGGCTCAAATCCCTTAGCTACTAACGGTTATGGTTCTCACTCTCCCGGTGGTTATAATTTATTTGCCCCTCTGATTACAGAAATTATCATGACCTTTATGTTTCTTGTGATCATTATGGGTGCAACTGATCGCCTTGCATTAGGAGGATTTGGCCCATCTGCCATCGGTTTAGCGTTAACATTAATTCACCTCATCAGTATTCCTGTAACGAATACATCCGTCAATCCGGCAAGAAGTACAGGAGTAGCTTTATTTTGCGGTAATATGGAGATTATTGCTCAACTATGGTTATTTTGGTTCGCTCCGATTGTTGGTGCTGTTCTCGGAGGCTGGTTTTACTATCAATTTTTAGAAACAGGAATTGAAAGTCGCCCCTTGCAACCTATCGAATCTGAACCCAGAGACTAA